TTATAAATAAAACAGACAAACCTGATAAAACCGTTCAAATAAAAAAAATTCAAACAGTTATTGGTAAAGCCTATGAAGAGAAATTTATAGATTTTCTTCAATGGATGAGTTCTTACTATATTTCGGAGATGGGTTCTGTTCTCAGGGTTACTTTTTTTGAAGAAGTGATAGATTTGCTTAGCGAAAGAAAAAGCAAAAAAAGATTAAAGGAAAAGAATCCGCCTGCAGAACCTATTTCATTCAATGTAGAGAATTATTTCTTAAACAATGAAACTATTTCAAAGATTATTAACCTCACAAGGGTAGGAAGTTATAAAACATTTCTTATTCAATGTCCTGATTTTTTATATGAAATAAAACTAATGATTAAAGTTGTAAGAGAGCTTTTATCTGAAGATGGAACGATTCTTTTAATAATGCCTGAAATAAAAGAGGCTCAGAGACTGTTTAATCTTTTGAGGAGTTTTAATAATCAGATTGTTCTTCTTCATAGTGGGATGAAACATTCTGAACTTTTATTTTCAATAAAAGAAATAGTTGCAAATAAAGCAAAAATTATTGTAGGGACAAGGTTTGCTGTATTTGCACCTGTAAAAAAGCTTTCTTTGATTATGGTTGGACAGGAGTCAAGCTGGCTTTACAAAGCAGAAGAGTCTCCGAGATATCATGCAAGAGATTGCGCTGTCATGAGAGGTTTTATTGAAGGCTGTCCTGTTGTGCTTACAGATTTTATGCCCTCAACAGTATCTTATTATAATGCACTTAGGAGTAAATATGAATTAATAGACGATTTCAATCAATCAAAGCATCCTAACATAAAGATTTTAAGACAGCCTTATCAAAGCATTTTTCATCCAGAAGCGTTGCTTTATCTGAAGCTTTATCAAAAAGAAGGAATTCTTGTTACATCTCCAAGAAGCGGATATAGTCTTTTGAGATGTTCAGAATGTGGAGAAGTTATTAAGTGTGAAAAATGTGGATATAGTATGATTTTTCGTAAATCTACGAGATTACTTGAATGTTTTAGATGCGGAATTGTAATGAAAATTTCCGAACAATGTCCTTATTGTTCAGGAGTAGACATGCATTCAGTGGGAGTTGGAGTTGAACGCATTACAGAGGAACTTAAAAATATTTTTTCAGACAAACATGTTGAAATTAAAGAGATAGATTTAGAATCCGAGCAGTTTCAGGGAATTTGGGTTGGACAGACAGGTAAAATAAAAAAAGGATATATTGCTGATTTTAAAGGAGCTGTTATTGTAGATTTTGATTTTTTTCTTTCTATACCTGATTACAGAACTTTTGAAAAGGCTTTTGCAAAAGTTTTATCAATCTGTCAGTTAATTAAACAAGATGGAACTTTATTTATTCAGACAAGAAATCCTGGTGGAGAGATTTTTAAATTTATTCGCTCTTACAATTTTAAAGATTTTTACCTTTATGAGTTAAAACACAGAGAACAAACGGGTTTCCCTCCTTTTTCAAGGCTTATTAAATTGATGATAAAAACTAAAAAAACATTTCCATATGAAACCTTAGATAAAGTTAAAGAGTTTTTAAAAAATCATATTTCAGGAGAGATTATTGGACCTCTTAAAAATCAAGATAAAGAAGAATTTATGTTTATTTTCCGCTCAAAGGATAAAAAAAGACTCATAGATGAATTAACAGGTGCTATTGCAACATTGAGAACTTTTAAAGGCATTTCTTTTAAATTTGAAGTAGACCCTGTGAGTTTAAAAATCTAAGAATAGTCTGGTTCTGTCTTGTTTAAAAACTTTTTTTGCCATTTCAATATCATGGGCAATATTTTTTTTAAGTTCATCAGGTGAATTAAATTTTTTTTCATCTCTAAGTCTTGCAATAAAATGGACTCTGATAGTTTTACCAAGTAGATTTTCTTTAAAATCAAAAATGTGAACTTCGTAACTCATATTTACATTGTTAAAGGTGGGATTCTTGCCAATATTTGCAACTCCTTTAAAGGTTTTTGATAAATGGGGTATGGTTACCTTAACAGCATAAACTCCTTCCTTTGGAATAATTTCCTGAATAGGTGCTATATTTGCCGTAGGATATCCAAGAACTGTTGAGCCTCTTCCTAAACCTTTTATAACATCACCGTCTATGTGATAAGCTCTTCCCAGAAAAAGATTTGCCTCTTTTATATTCCCATCATTAAGAGCATTTCTTACAGCGGTACTGCTTAATATTTTCCCTTTGCTCTTGTATGCTTTAAGTACAGTAACTTTAAATCCGTAAAATAGACCAAGTTTCTTAAGTAAGTACCTATCTCCTTTTCTTCCTCTACCAAATCTGTAATCATAACCTACTACAACCCATTTTGCATTAAGTTTCTCAACGAGTATATCCTTTACAAAATCTTCTGCCTCTATTTGAGCAAATTCACGGGTAAAAGGTATTAAGATTGTTATATCCACTCCGCATTTTTCAATTAATTTAAGCTTATCGTCCGTTGTTGTAATTAGTCTTAATGGATGCTCTTTAAAAAGAACTTTTATTGGATGAGGGTGAAAGGTAATTACCACACTTTTTCCATTTATCTGAGAAGCTTTTCTTTTTAAATAATCAAAAATTTTCTGATGTCCTATATGCACACCGTCAAAATTTCCTATGGTTATTACTGTATTTTTAGCTTCCAGTTTTTCAATCCCTCTAATTACCTGCATATTTTCTCTCCATTGCTATTAGTTTTTGAAATATTGCTTCTACCTGCTGAGCAGTTTCTTCAAGTGTCCCTGAATTAT
The Thermodesulfovibrio yellowstonii DSM 11347 DNA segment above includes these coding regions:
- a CDS encoding primosomal protein N', translating into MPYFNVSIPLKLKTLTYQYDEELNLKGFAVQVPLRNRVVEGIVINKTDKPDKTVQIKKIQTVIGKAYEEKFIDFLQWMSSYYISEMGSVLRVTFFEEVIDLLSERKSKKRLKEKNPPAEPISFNVENYFLNNETISKIINLTRVGSYKTFLIQCPDFLYEIKLMIKVVRELLSEDGTILLIMPEIKEAQRLFNLLRSFNNQIVLLHSGMKHSELLFSIKEIVANKAKIIVGTRFAVFAPVKKLSLIMVGQESSWLYKAEESPRYHARDCAVMRGFIEGCPVVLTDFMPSTVSYYNALRSKYELIDDFNQSKHPNIKILRQPYQSIFHPEALLYLKLYQKEGILVTSPRSGYSLLRCSECGEVIKCEKCGYSMIFRKSTRLLECFRCGIVMKISEQCPYCSGVDMHSVGVGVERITEELKNIFSDKHVEIKEIDLESEQFQGIWVGQTGKIKKGYIADFKGAVIVDFDFFLSIPDYRTFEKAFAKVLSICQLIKQDGTLFIQTRNPGGEIFKFIRSYNFKDFYLYELKHREQTGFPPFSRLIKLMIKTKKTFPYETLDKVKEFLKNHISGEIIGPLKNQDKEEFMFIFRSKDKKRLIDELTGAIATLRTFKGISFKFEVDPVSLKI
- a CDS encoding bifunctional riboflavin kinase/FAD synthetase translates to MQVIRGIEKLEAKNTVITIGNFDGVHIGHQKIFDYLKRKASQINGKSVVITFHPHPIKVLFKEHPLRLITTTDDKLKLIEKCGVDITILIPFTREFAQIEAEDFVKDILVEKLNAKWVVVGYDYRFGRGRKGDRYLLKKLGLFYGFKVTVLKAYKSKGKILSSTAVRNALNDGNIKEANLFLGRAYHIDGDVIKGLGRGSTVLGYPTANIAPIQEIIPKEGVYAVKVTIPHLSKTFKGVANIGKNPTFNNVNMSYEVHIFDFKENLLGKTIRVHFIARLRDEKKFNSPDELKKNIAHDIEMAKKVFKQDRTRLFLDF